The genomic stretch GACGGTCATCCTGACCCTGACCGACGTGCGTCAGAAGTCCTGGTCCGGCTCCCGCAAGTCCGTTCCTACGCTGCCGCCTGGGATCCGATCAGGACGACGTGTCTGACTCCTGCTTCTACCAGATCGGCAGCAGCGGCCCTCCGAAGCGCGTCAGGTCGGCCAGGGCTGCCGTGGCGGCAGCGGCGGAGAATGGTTTCGCCTGGTTGCACTACAACGAGGCCACCAGGGAGGAGCTCGAGGAGCTGGTGGGACTTCTCGGTCTGCATCAGCTGTCGATCGAGGATTGCTTTGATGATAATCAGATTCCCAAAATCGAAGACTTTCCGAGCAATACGTTCATTCTCTTTAATACGTTTGAGTATGACAATAGTGACCTGGAGGTGGGTGAAATCAATTTGTTCATCGGCGAGAAATTCCTGGTCAGCATCAGTCACTTCAACTCAGGCCGTCGCCCCGGTCTGGAAGGAATTCAGCGACTGGTCGAGAAGGGTCTGGAGGGGGTGGCGGAGCGGCAGGGGCCTTCCCAGGTCATGCACCTGATTCTGAATGAAGTTGTGGATCAGAAGTTTGTGGCCATCGAGGCCCTGGAGGATGAGCTGGACGATGTCGAAGGGGCGCTCATCTCCGACCCCGCAAGCTTCAAGCCGGCCGAATTGATTCGGTTCAGGCGGTATCTGCTGAGACTGCGCAAGAGCCTCTTTCACGAACGTGAGATCCTTGGCAGGATCTGTCGCAGGGACTGTCGATTCATCTCAGAGCGGTCCATCTACAATTATCGTGATATCTACGACCACCTGGTCAGATTTTTTGAGCTGACCGAGTCCTACCGGGACATCGTTACAAGTTTGATGGAAATGTATCTTTCGATGTTGAATAATGAAATGGCCAAGGCTGCCAATGATACGAATATCACCGTGAAACGGCTGACATTGATCACCACGATCTTCATGCCGTTGACGCTGCTGGCCGGCATCGGCGGGATGTCGGAGTGGTCGATGATCACAGGTCCCAGCAACTGGAGGGTGTCCTATCCGGCCTTCCTGCTCGTCATGGTCCTGATCGCCTGCGCCAGCTACTACATCCTCAGCAGGCTCGACCGGAAGCGAACCCGCACAAGGCGGGGCAGGCTTCTCTGACATGAGCGCCTCGACGCCTCCATCGGCGCCCCGCTCCCGCGCCGGCTGGAGGCGTTGGCTTCCCGGTCTGTCCGTCATCAGCCACTACGACATCGCCTGGCTCCGGCATGACATCGTGGCTGGCCTGGCGCTGACGGCGGTGCTGCTGCCGGCAGGCATCGCCTACGCGGTCGCTTCCGGTGTGCCGCCCATCTGTGGTCTGTACGCCACCATCTTCGGCCTCTCCGCCTATGCCCTGTTCGGCCCCAGCCGGATGCTGGTCCTGGGGCCTGACTCGTCGCTCGTCACCCTCGTCCTCGGAATCGTGCTGCCCCTGTCTGCAGGGGATCCCCAGCGCGCCATGGCCCTGGCCGGGATGCTGGCCCTTGTCTCCGGCAGCCTCTGCCTGCTTGCGGGAACCGCCCGGCTGGGGTTCATCACCGAATTGCTCTCCAAGCCGATCCGCTACGGCTACATGAACGGCATCGCGCTGACCGTGCTGGTCAGCCAGCTGCCCGCCCTGTTCGGTTTCAAGACCCAGGGCGACGGACTGCTGATCGAAGCCCGGGCCTTCATCGCCGCGGTTCTGGCCGGCAGCACGAACGGGGTGTCGCTGGCCCTCGGCGTCGGCACCTTGCTGATGATCGGGCTGCTGAGGCGCAGCAGGCGAGTCCCGGCGGTTCTGCTGGCTGTCGTCGCTTCGACCGTGATCGTCTCGGTGCTGAATCTGGCGACCCGCGCCGGGGTGACGGTGCTCGGTCCACTTCCCAGAGGCCTGCCCGGTCTGACGATCCCCGCCATCGGCACGGGCGACCTCGTGCCGGTGTTGCTGGGAGGCTGCGCCATCGCCCTGGTGTCGTTCGCGGACACGAGCGTGCTCTCGAGGACCTATTCCGCACGGCTGGGGGACACGGTCGATGCCAATCAGGAGATGGTTGGACTGGGCGCAGCCAACCTGGCCGCCGGTTTGTTTCAGGGGCTCCCCATCAGCGCGAGCAGCTCGCGCACTCCCGTTGCCGAGGCGGCGGGGGCACGGACCCAGTTGACCGGGGTCGTCGGAGCCGTCACGGTCGCCGCGTTGCTGCTGGCGGCGCCGACCCTGCTGCAGAACCTGCCCACCGCCGCCCTGGCAGGAGTGGTGATCGCCTCGGCGATCGCCTTGATCGAGGTGGCTGACCTGCGACGCATCTACCGCATGCAGCGCTGGGAGTTCTGGTTGTCGATGGTCTGCCTGGCCGGGGTTGCCGTCCTCGGCGCCATTCCTGGCATCGGCCTGGCGATCGCCATTGCCGTCATCGAGTTTCTCTGGGATGGCTGGCGTCCTCACTCCGCCGTGCTCGGACGGGTGGAGGGCGTCAAGGGCTATCACGACATCAGCCGTTATCCGCAATCGCGCCTGATCCCGGGACTGGTTCTGTTCAGGTGGGATGCGCCCCTGTTCTTCGCGAATGCCGAATTCTTCCGGGATCGGGTGATGAGCGCCCTGGAGTCATCACCGACCCGGGTGAACTGGCTCGTGGTGGAGGCTGAACCCGTCACCAGCATCGATGTCACCTCGGCGGACACGTTGGATGAACTGGATCACACCCTGGCGAAGGCCGGAATCCTGCTCTGCTTCGCCGAGATGAAGGATCCCGTCAAGGACAAACTCAAACGCTTCGGGCTGTTCGCACAATTCGGCGAAGAACGGTTCTTCGCCACGGTCGGCCAGGCCGTCAGCAGGTATCTGAAGGTCCACGCTGTGGATTGGGTCGACTGGGAGGATCAGGTCCAAGCGAACTCACCCGCTGACGCTTCCTCGGAGCAGGGGAGACCCCGTGGAGGCTTCAGGCCGGCCGACGGCTGAGCAGGCCCGCCAGCAGCAGGGCGAGCGCGGTGGTGATGATCACGGTGAGGATTTCGGAGGGTTGCAGCGGCGCCAGGCTGAGCAGCTGCTGCAGCCTGGGACTGGCGAGCAGCAGCAGCCACAGCCCCAGGCCGATGCCGGCGCCGGCGGCGGTGATGCGGCTGCGGGGGTCGCCGTTCAGCCACACCAGCCCACCGCCCGTGAGCAGCAGCAGCGAGAACACCAGGCTGCGGTGGGTGGCGGCATCGGCCTCGGGCCAGAAGGCCAGCACCAGGGCGGCCACCATCACCACAACGCCCTGGCTGAGGGAACGGCGCCAGGTGTCGGGCCCGAAGAGGGGGGCCTCCGGCGGGCGGGGGGGCTGCTGCATCAGGCCCGGAGTGGCCGGCAGTGCCTCGAACACCACCGTGCAGGCCGGATCGATCACCAGGTGGAGCAGGGCGATGTGCACCGGCAGCAGGATCAGGGCCTGGCCGCTCAGCAGCAGGGGCACCAGGCCGAGCGCGGCGATCGGCAGGTGAATCGCCAGGGTGTACCCCAGGGCCCGGTGCAGGTTGGCATCGACGCGCCGGCCCAGTTCCAGGGCGGCCACCAGATCGCCGAAGGTGTCGTCGAGCAGCACCAGATCGGCGGATTCGCGGGCCACGGCGGTGCCGCGCCTGCCCATGGCCACGCCGATGTCGGCGGCCTTGAGGGCCGGCGCGTCATTGACGCCATCGCCGGTCATCGCCACCACCTCGCCGGCGGCCTGCAGGGCCCGCACCAGCTGCAGCTTCTGCTGGGGCATCACCCGGGCGAACACCGTCACCTCCCGGATGGAGGCCGCCAGCTCCTGGGCTGAGAGGGCCTCCAGCTCGGGGCCGGAGAGCACCGGACCGGGCGGCAGGCCCGCCTGATCGGCGATCGAGCGGGCCGTGACCGGGCTGTCACCCGTGATCATCACCACGCGAACACCCGCGCTCCGCGCCATGGCGATCGCCGCCGGCACATCGGCTCGCAGCGGGTCCGCCAGGGCCAGGAATCCCACCGGCTCGAACAGGTAGCCATGCACGTGATCCGGCAGATCGCCACCGCCTGTGGATGGCTGACCCGCGTGCACCGGCACGCCATCGAGTCCGCGCGCCACTGCCAGCACCCGCAGACCCCTGGCGGCGAGCCCATCGGCGGCCGCCAGCAGGGCGGTGGTCTCCCCGGCATCGAGGTGACAGAGATCGGCGATCGCCTCGGGCGCCCCCTTGGCGGCCAGCTGCAAGCCGCCGTCGCCGTCGTGCCAGAGACGGGAGAACACCAGCAGATCCCGCTGCAGGGGGTATTCGCGCTCCAGGGGCCAGTCGGGATGCAGATGTTCGGTGCCGCCGAGATGGTCGGCGGCCAGGCGCTGGATCGCCAGTTCCATCGCATCCACCGGATCACCGCGGCTGGCGAGCACCGCCAGCTCGAGCAGCTGATGCACGGGTTCCTCCAGGGTCTCGCCCGCCTGCCAGCCCTCCAGCTGCGGCCAGGTGAGCAGCCGCTGCACACCCATGCGGTTCTCGGTGAGCGTGCCGGTCTTGTCGACGGCGAGCACGGTGGCGCTGCCGAGGCTCTCCACCGCCGCCGGCCAGCGGGCCAGCACGCCGATCCGGGCCAGGCGCAGGGCACCGAGGGCCAGGAACAGGGCCAGCACCACGGGAATCTCGTTGGGCAGCACCGCCAGGGCGAGGGCCAGGGCGGCAAGCAGGGCCTGGGGCCAGTCGCCGCTGAGCGTTCCCTGGATCCCGGCCAGGGCCGCGCAGAGCCCCAGCGCCAGCACGGTGAGACGTCCGGTGAGGCGACGGGTCTGACGCTGCAGCCGGGTGGGCGGCGGTTGCACCGTGGCCAGGCTGCTGCCGAGCCGTCCCAGTTCGGTGGCGTCGGCCACGGCCACCACGTCCGCCCAGCCGCGGCCACCGGCCACCAGCGAACCCGCCAGGATCCGCTCCCCGGGCGTGGAGCGCTCGACCGGCAGGGATTCACCGGTGAGCAGGGACTCATCCAGCCACAGCCCCACCGCCTCGCTGGTGGCGGCATCGGCCGCCACCCGGTCGCCTTCCTCCAGCCGGAGCCGATCGCCCACACGCACCTGCTCGGCCGGCAGGTCCAGCTCCTGACCATCGCGCCGCACGTGGGCCCGGGGCGCCGACAGCCGGGCCAGCTCCG from Synechococcus sp. CBW1107 encodes the following:
- a CDS encoding magnesium transporter CorA family protein; this encodes MSDSCFYQIGSSGPPKRVRSARAAVAAAAENGFAWLHYNEATREELEELVGLLGLHQLSIEDCFDDNQIPKIEDFPSNTFILFNTFEYDNSDLEVGEINLFIGEKFLVSISHFNSGRRPGLEGIQRLVEKGLEGVAERQGPSQVMHLILNEVVDQKFVAIEALEDELDDVEGALISDPASFKPAELIRFRRYLLRLRKSLFHEREILGRICRRDCRFISERSIYNYRDIYDHLVRFFELTESYRDIVTSLMEMYLSMLNNEMAKAANDTNITVKRLTLITTIFMPLTLLAGIGGMSEWSMITGPSNWRVSYPAFLLVMVLIACASYYILSRLDRKRTRTRRGRLL
- a CDS encoding SulP family inorganic anion transporter, translated to MSASTPPSAPRSRAGWRRWLPGLSVISHYDIAWLRHDIVAGLALTAVLLPAGIAYAVASGVPPICGLYATIFGLSAYALFGPSRMLVLGPDSSLVTLVLGIVLPLSAGDPQRAMALAGMLALVSGSLCLLAGTARLGFITELLSKPIRYGYMNGIALTVLVSQLPALFGFKTQGDGLLIEARAFIAAVLAGSTNGVSLALGVGTLLMIGLLRRSRRVPAVLLAVVASTVIVSVLNLATRAGVTVLGPLPRGLPGLTIPAIGTGDLVPVLLGGCAIALVSFADTSVLSRTYSARLGDTVDANQEMVGLGAANLAAGLFQGLPISASSSRTPVAEAAGARTQLTGVVGAVTVAALLLAAPTLLQNLPTAALAGVVIASAIALIEVADLRRIYRMQRWEFWLSMVCLAGVAVLGAIPGIGLAIAIAVIEFLWDGWRPHSAVLGRVEGVKGYHDISRYPQSRLIPGLVLFRWDAPLFFANAEFFRDRVMSALESSPTRVNWLVVEAEPVTSIDVTSADTLDELDHTLAKAGILLCFAEMKDPVKDKLKRFGLFAQFGEERFFATVGQAVSRYLKVHAVDWVDWEDQVQANSPADASSEQGRPRGGFRPADG
- a CDS encoding HAD-IC family P-type ATPase → MTPEPLAMEEQGMSWLEPTNLLLLACALIYGLIGEWVDGGILLLFVAGISLLDAVQQQRSNRALAELARLSAPRAHVRRDGQELDLPAEQVRVGDRLRLEEGDRVAADAATSEAVGLWLDESLLTGESLPVERSTPGERILAGSLVAGGRGWADVVAVADATELGRLGSSLATVQPPPTRLQRQTRRLTGRLTVLALGLCAALAGIQGTLSGDWPQALLAALALALAVLPNEIPVVLALFLALGALRLARIGVLARWPAAVESLGSATVLAVDKTGTLTENRMGVQRLLTWPQLEGWQAGETLEEPVHQLLELAVLASRGDPVDAMELAIQRLAADHLGGTEHLHPDWPLEREYPLQRDLLVFSRLWHDGDGGLQLAAKGAPEAIADLCHLDAGETTALLAAADGLAARGLRVLAVARGLDGVPVHAGQPSTGGGDLPDHVHGYLFEPVGFLALADPLRADVPAAIAMARSAGVRVVMITGDSPVTARSIADQAGLPPGPVLSGPELEALSAQELAASIREVTVFARVMPQQKLQLVRALQAAGEVVAMTGDGVNDAPALKAADIGVAMGRRGTAVARESADLVLLDDTFGDLVAALELGRRVDANLHRALGYTLAIHLPIAALGLVPLLLSGQALILLPVHIALLHLVIDPACTVVFEALPATPGLMQQPPRPPEAPLFGPDTWRRSLSQGVVVMVAALVLAFWPEADAATHRSLVFSLLLLTGGGLVWLNGDPRSRITAAGAGIGLGLWLLLLASPRLQQLLSLAPLQPSEILTVIITTALALLLAGLLSRRPA